One Mycoplasma wenyonii str. Massachusetts DNA window includes the following coding sequences:
- a CDS encoding DUF3713 domain-containing protein, whose amino-acid sequence MLTLFTIKKILFFGAIGTGVLGPIIGTSPVIREFTWGGSDISPLKEGIFDLANVNIYDNVSIPAFLKQALIFKEGQEGLVESFAQELAKRWYFSQPSNWTEEQRSNWKELQKKQFEDAWKSINPKNHQRDFWDNYWGSRESMESFWLRHNSYKLVKSFLTDVKKSDFALSESWEWHKSGGNSNSNGELFKRKVFASDEELEKPDSWKKIGFFPSKSREHFKDEKWKKFIQGKFDFINWSYKKWFDRTLPMYFWKISWYYDKNATNSEIEKEYSKKHLKEHFPSKANYSFPVFSKKTIEKFKSFIKNVSESNAESSGSSSVGQEKLELEKYYIDNWKGDQSSPATLLEILNSFEGATPEYASVASYLVNKVLSGNSTAGAGDRVGQNDSQINKLEGQTIKTKNGDLNDPISIFFDENGGTGKNNNTNISFDSEILTKKTESKKHKYVHDVRETDAGWIFFRDADGAHALALDGHRYLERKSGTSEQNEDAKNKLFNWFNFRNLQSSETRRNWSSGKKFLNLSETDNWFSKFSDYLNTNFDKLLAEYFVRDNNGNKELFELLKEEDKSYFNKYKDVLTKIFGLWSTNEWNSKIFGLRQKIIGRYSSIDWKKEGYGNSNIKVVTKQGLSSPFPFATDFSDSKKERFKSQENVFNEFLKPKEQATQSVVAVKVSDPVEAESPNPQDSATAKKFIEYHKSIQELLDGNKIDLKIRSKGFDFQSSQRLFVNDSIFDYLQDKLFANKDLLNYQVKEGKLLNSGFFRGNSLLKDKKDNHQNETNLPWLAPLNVEKNLSEFLQVPPKLTQANAQQPATGAQNNGCWKCESFQSGKNEETNKSSLESLLNKLLKIYFFKNYLKTVKEDYFDFLSDFPSGQRKNGAGVEQQQESQVQLTNTTKFDFLTDELFEKWRKSYLSDIKERNNFLDFLITLSYLSKKNFEGLREAMKVELVSSTDYHYLLFEATSNKTTEGEQNKKPIHPFLGKKNGEAEDSSEQNFFESREKARQHIRENWRTVGKLSLSNPPTIPQTTGETKDAIYKQLITEKPSLPSKTDKNNLFNFKDLKGLIDRIKNISSPSDFDKLVTLISKVHTKVIPDFYRGDKLFTKEKKEKKIYLEEKKKLLVYQLLHTDQGPFYSSSEIEKENEILSKDIDKIAQEAKLSENSGTTAVAVQTTSGGSGGTEKKHLNSKYFNREKGTTKDGGYFIQVSSKDFEDESSTCEFFNLLPIELLAEFLALEADKPLNKDKAQKSFFDGTSRVKARDMKFKSHVDSKHVE is encoded by the coding sequence ATGCTAACCCTCTTCACGATCAAAAAAATTTTATTTTTTGGGGCTATAGGAACAGGTGTCTTAGGCCCTATTATTGGTACCTCTCCAGTAATAAGAGAGTTTACTTGAGGCGGTTCAGATATCTCTCCCTTAAAGGAAGGTATTTTTGACTTAGCCAATGTAAATATATATGACAATGTAAGCATTCCCGCCTTCCTTAAACAAGCCCTGATCTTTAAGGAGGGTCAAGAAGGTTTAGTTGAATCCTTTGCTCAAGAACTAGCTAAAAGATGATATTTCTCTCAACCTTCTAATTGAACTGAAGAGCAGAGATCCAATTGAAAAGAACTACAAAAAAAACAATTTGAAGATGCTTGAAAGAGTATTAATCCTAAAAATCACCAAAGAGACTTCTGAGATAACTACTGAGGCTCCAGAGAAAGTATGGAGTCTTTTTGACTAAGACACAATAGTTACAAACTAGTTAAGTCTTTCTTAACTGATGTCAAGAAATCTGATTTTGCTTTAAGTGAATCTTGAGAGTGACATAAGAGTGGAGGAAATAGCAATAGCAACGGAGAACTCTTTAAAAGAAAAGTTTTTGCGAGCGATGAAGAATTAGAAAAACCAGATAGTTGAAAAAAGATTGGCTTCTTCCCCTCTAAATCTAGAGAGCATTTCAAAGATGAAAAGTGAAAGAAATTTATTCAGGGAAAGTTTGACTTTATTAATTGAAGTTACAAGAAGTGATTTGATCGAACTCTTCCTATGTATTTCTGAAAAATTAGTTGATACTATGACAAAAATGCAACTAATTCAGAGATAGAGAAAGAGTACAGCAAAAAACATTTAAAAGAGCACTTTCCCTCAAAAGCAAATTATTCTTTCCCTGTTTTCTCTAAAAAGACTATTGAGAAATTTAAGTCATTTATTAAGAATGTTTCGGAAAGTAACGCGGAAAGTTCCGGTAGCAGCAGTGTTGGTCAAGAAAAACTAGAACTTGAGAAATACTATATTGACAACTGAAAGGGGGATCAATCTTCCCCAGCCACCTTACTTGAGATACTTAATTCTTTTGAAGGAGCAACTCCGGAGTATGCCTCTGTAGCTTCTTATTTAGTTAATAAGGTACTAAGTGGTAACTCAACTGCAGGGGCTGGCGACCGCGTAGGACAAAATGACTCCCAAATAAATAAGTTAGAAGGACAAACCATAAAAACAAAAAACGGAGATCTTAATGATCCAATCTCAATCTTTTTTGATGAGAATGGAGGAACTGGCAAAAATAACAATACCAACATCTCTTTTGATTCTGAAATTCTCACGAAAAAAACAGAATCTAAAAAACATAAATATGTTCATGATGTCAGAGAAACTGATGCTGGATGAATTTTTTTCAGGGATGCCGATGGAGCCCATGCCTTAGCTTTAGATGGTCATCGTTATTTAGAAAGAAAGAGTGGCACTAGTGAACAAAATGAAGATGCCAAAAACAAATTATTTAATTGGTTTAATTTCAGAAATCTTCAATCTAGTGAAACTAGAAGAAATTGATCTTCTGGAAAGAAATTCTTAAATCTTTCTGAAACAGATAATTGGTTCTCTAAGTTCTCTGACTATCTAAATACCAACTTTGATAAATTACTGGCAGAATATTTTGTTAGAGACAATAATGGCAACAAGGAATTATTTGAACTTTTAAAAGAAGAAGATAAAAGCTACTTCAACAAATATAAAGATGTATTAACTAAGATATTTGGTCTTTGAAGTACTAATGAGTGAAATTCAAAGATATTTGGACTAAGACAAAAAATCATTGGAAGATACAGCTCTATAGATTGAAAGAAAGAAGGTTATGGAAATTCAAATATCAAAGTAGTAACTAAACAAGGTTTATCTTCTCCATTTCCCTTTGCAACTGATTTTTCAGATAGCAAAAAAGAAAGATTCAAAAGCCAAGAGAATGTATTCAATGAATTTCTAAAACCGAAGGAACAAGCGACTCAATCTGTAGTTGCCGTAAAAGTTTCTGATCCGGTAGAAGCCGAATCACCAAATCCTCAAGATTCTGCAACTGCAAAAAAATTTATTGAATATCACAAATCCATACAAGAGTTATTGGATGGTAACAAGATTGATCTAAAAATCAGAAGTAAAGGTTTTGATTTCCAAAGTAGCCAAAGATTATTTGTTAATGACTCAATCTTTGACTATCTGCAAGATAAGTTATTTGCCAATAAAGATTTATTGAACTATCAAGTAAAAGAAGGAAAGTTATTAAATAGTGGGTTTTTTCGAGGAAATAGTTTACTTAAGGACAAAAAAGACAATCATCAAAATGAAACCAATCTTCCTTGGTTAGCACCTCTTAATGTAGAAAAGAACTTATCTGAATTTTTACAAGTTCCACCGAAATTAACTCAAGCCAACGCACAACAACCAGCAACTGGGGCTCAGAATAATGGATGTTGAAAATGTGAATCTTTTCAATCCGGAAAAAATGAAGAAACAAACAAAAGCAGTCTTGAATCCCTTCTTAACAAACTCCTAAAGATTTATTTTTTCAAAAATTACCTAAAAACTGTTAAAGAAGATTACTTTGATTTCTTATCTGACTTTCCCTCCGGACAAAGAAAAAATGGAGCAGGCGTAGAGCAACAACAAGAAAGTCAAGTTCAATTAACAAACACCACTAAATTTGACTTTCTAACTGATGAATTGTTTGAAAAGTGAAGAAAGAGTTATCTTTCAGATATCAAAGAAAGAAATAACTTTTTAGATTTCTTAATAACTCTCAGTTATTTATCAAAAAAGAACTTTGAAGGTTTAAGAGAAGCTATGAAAGTTGAATTAGTTTCAAGCACTGACTATCATTATCTACTTTTCGAAGCTACTTCAAATAAGACAACAGAAGGGGAACAAAACAAAAAGCCGATTCACCCCTTCTTAGGCAAAAAGAATGGAGAAGCGGAAGATAGTTCAGAACAAAACTTCTTTGAGAGTCGAGAAAAAGCAAGACAGCACATCCGAGAAAATTGAAGAACTGTTGGAAAATTAAGCCTCTCAAATCCTCCAACAATTCCCCAAACTACCGGAGAAACAAAAGATGCAATATACAAACAATTAATAACTGAAAAACCTAGTCTACCAAGCAAAACAGACAAAAACAATCTCTTTAATTTCAAAGATCTAAAAGGATTAATAGATCGAATTAAAAATATCTCTAGTCCCTCTGACTTTGATAAATTAGTAACTCTAATTTCCAAAGTACATACCAAAGTAATACCTGATTTCTACAGAGGAGATAAGTTATTCACTAAAGAGAAAAAAGAAAAAAAGATTTATTTAGAAGAAAAGAAAAAACTATTAGTTTATCAATTATTACACACCGATCAAGGACCTTTCTATTCCTCTTCTGAAATAGAGAAAGAAAATGAAATATTGTCCAAAGATATTGACAAAATTGCACAAGAGGCAAAACTTAGTGAGAATAGCGGCACAACTGCAGTAGCTGTTCAAACCACTTCAGGTGGTAGTGGCGGAACAGAAAAAAAACACCTAAATTCAAAGTACTTCAATAGAGAAAAAGGAACAACTAAAGATGGTGGTTACTTCATTCAAGTGTCTTCAAAAGACTTTGAAGATGAAAGCTCTACTTGTGAATTCTTTAACTTACTACCTATAGAGCTATTAGCAGAATTTCTTGCTCTAGAGGCAGATAAGCCTTTAAACAAAGACAAAGCACAGAAGAGCTTCTTTGATGGCACTTCTAGAGTAAAAGCAAGAGATATGAAGTTCAAGAGCCATGTAGATAGTAAGCATGTGGAATAA
- a CDS encoding DUF3713 domain-containing protein, translating into MLWIKKLLFTTILGTSVIAPSVTLTRQQEALERLELDSTLKKWNRLLEKISGDSEMEKLSKIFAKNLTTFSRFALINAVKQLLMGWAIKIWENQEDFFPISQRLNKFFFYHHIYHWKTKNEVEELSWELIKKFFIDFFFNEKGWFLLSQFGDFSSFVLKEWEEKERPMKLYEWKISYSNAGEESSSPESKKSKLYDSAVLESLKTRVPYLFPEIEGNKEYSTLISRLTHKNEIELNLFKKKWVTISDLSKITDGYALGALLHMYAQQSTRPQTTSAPAPNTDQVTTLGLKKGSQQQNTPDPLKNPLYIFAGGSESSGAGQGSESGKCLTIDSSLFKEEIKKEFKGKDLCIYGVRWINQWENGGGGGGGSGSSAPNKPKILVSREMDGISFYYSAEDSKLKAENGQQKTLNQQEPEVIEKVKQYLTDNFETIFAKFLVSKKGKNGDQNYTPFTIKSINTTSSDKSQTFDFTEFFKKNSGVIDASVAYLEDLYWTEKIKVLQNILLSVYKHTPQNIQIKRQTSGQKNNISLKKESGLFAPLPFKRSNGEETTKKLELPLAESSGTTNSQKHEFFEDLLKLLPTKQQDSRAQKISLKSKAEELKKLITNKNGQKPFSEDSLRKLFLENSYFRAQLEAISGNKLKAIDTIFALKAEEILFPNKGASGETSKDFSKLLQEFAKTIKGTGGEGQTQDNNTWEDLINKGLFLEPFLNSPIEKKLLYGSFSSSEQVAPEGSSGTSTKEITNKSKNDWMLDNFYFSDSGYESSATSYKELLAFLLSIKWLTENNHSNFEKLINHIFSKNKNKNAYLVWTQEITSEEKKKLEGEGGQQEQQEQEAQPESKLKEFFKETISKELSNPLLSGENTMAGSVGEDGGGGKAQTKNFSSKNSLYETDAYKNGQTGDGQKTKLGGFLGLVTESFSTRDVPPALKNYIFGDFLKFNSTENKNYSIEGAGPQAEGGAKGIVEGAFFSDNHKRNLTKNSDLLDLLKEAKKKTSLLRYLDKETSNSLLIALSQSEKSEEVSELTLEELKEELSKALKSSDTAQVAEAPTSSQSTAIKDLYKLFNRFSGYIYSSKGDQKSPYVFTEKKEGEKEEKYYVGFVYQVNRFDFDSEGIKKLKENLSENTLNTLITLLASNREIRDWIYESEIIRQLSL; encoded by the coding sequence ATGCTTTGAATTAAAAAGCTCTTATTCACTACTATCCTTGGTACCAGTGTTATTGCACCTTCAGTAACTCTTACCAGACAACAAGAGGCTCTTGAAAGATTAGAGCTAGATTCAACCCTTAAGAAATGAAACAGATTATTAGAAAAGATTTCCGGAGATTCAGAAATGGAAAAACTATCAAAGATATTTGCCAAAAACCTAACTACTTTTTCTAGGTTTGCACTAATTAATGCAGTCAAACAACTCTTAATGGGGTGAGCTATCAAGATCTGAGAGAATCAAGAAGATTTCTTTCCTATTTCTCAAAGACTAAATAAGTTCTTTTTCTATCATCACATTTACCACTGAAAAACAAAAAATGAAGTAGAAGAACTATCTTGAGAGTTAATAAAGAAGTTCTTTATTGACTTCTTCTTCAATGAAAAAGGTTGATTTCTTTTATCTCAATTTGGTGACTTTAGCTCTTTTGTTCTAAAGGAATGAGAAGAAAAAGAAAGACCTATGAAGTTGTATGAGTGAAAGATATCTTATTCCAATGCTGGAGAAGAGAGTAGTTCCCCAGAATCAAAAAAATCCAAACTTTATGACTCAGCTGTTTTAGAGAGCTTAAAGACTAGAGTTCCCTATCTATTTCCAGAAATAGAGGGAAATAAAGAATACTCAACTCTAATCTCTAGACTAACTCACAAGAATGAGATTGAACTCAATCTCTTTAAGAAAAAATGAGTAACTATCTCAGATTTATCAAAAATCACTGATGGTTATGCTCTAGGGGCTTTGTTACACATGTATGCACAGCAAAGTACTAGACCACAAACAACTTCAGCACCCGCCCCAAACACAGATCAAGTCACCACTCTAGGGTTAAAGAAGGGATCGCAACAACAAAATACTCCCGACCCTCTTAAGAATCCTCTATATATCTTTGCTGGCGGTAGCGAATCAAGTGGCGCAGGACAAGGTTCTGAGAGTGGAAAGTGTTTAACCATCGATTCTTCCCTCTTTAAAGAAGAAATAAAGAAAGAATTTAAGGGAAAAGATCTTTGTATTTATGGAGTTAGATGAATAAATCAATGAGAAAATGGTGGTGGAGGGGGAGGAGGCAGCGGCTCTTCCGCCCCAAACAAACCCAAAATACTTGTCTCCAGAGAAATGGATGGAATTAGTTTTTATTATTCAGCAGAAGATTCAAAGTTAAAGGCAGAAAACGGTCAACAAAAAACCCTCAACCAGCAAGAACCAGAAGTTATTGAAAAAGTTAAACAATATCTAACTGATAATTTTGAAACTATATTTGCTAAGTTTTTAGTTTCAAAGAAAGGAAAAAATGGAGACCAAAATTACACACCATTCACTATCAAGTCAATTAATACTACTAGTTCAGATAAGAGTCAAACTTTTGACTTTACTGAATTCTTTAAGAAAAATTCAGGTGTAATTGATGCTTCTGTCGCTTATCTTGAAGATCTCTATTGAACTGAAAAAATCAAAGTTTTGCAAAACATATTATTAAGTGTTTACAAACACACTCCGCAAAATATTCAAATAAAAAGACAAACTTCTGGACAAAAAAACAATATTTCATTAAAAAAAGAATCTGGACTTTTTGCCCCTCTACCCTTCAAGAGAAGTAATGGTGAGGAAACTACCAAAAAACTAGAACTCCCTTTAGCCGAAAGTAGTGGCACAACTAATTCACAAAAACATGAATTCTTTGAAGATTTACTGAAACTTTTGCCAACCAAACAACAAGATTCACGGGCACAAAAAATTTCTCTAAAGAGCAAAGCTGAGGAACTAAAGAAATTAATAACAAATAAAAATGGACAAAAGCCTTTTAGTGAAGATTCTTTAAGAAAACTATTCTTAGAGAATTCTTATTTCAGAGCTCAGCTAGAGGCAATATCAGGAAACAAATTAAAGGCCATTGATACTATCTTTGCCCTTAAAGCTGAAGAAATATTGTTTCCAAACAAAGGCGCAAGTGGAGAAACAAGTAAAGATTTCTCAAAACTCTTACAAGAATTTGCAAAGACTATAAAGGGTACTGGAGGAGAAGGACAAACTCAAGACAACAACACCTGAGAAGACTTAATCAATAAAGGTCTTTTCCTAGAACCCTTCTTAAACAGTCCTATCGAGAAAAAACTTTTGTATGGATCTTTTTCTTCAAGCGAACAAGTAGCCCCAGAAGGAAGTAGTGGCACAAGTACAAAAGAAATTACCAATAAATCTAAGAACGACTGAATGCTAGATAATTTCTATTTCAGTGATTCAGGATATGAAAGTTCAGCAACTAGCTATAAAGAGTTATTAGCTTTTCTTCTATCTATTAAGTGATTAACAGAAAATAATCATTCTAATTTCGAAAAACTAATAAATCACATATTTAGTAAGAACAAGAACAAAAATGCTTATTTGGTTTGAACTCAAGAGATTACTTCAGAGGAAAAGAAGAAATTAGAGGGGGAAGGGGGTCAACAAGAGCAACAAGAACAAGAAGCCCAACCTGAATCTAAATTAAAAGAATTCTTCAAAGAAACTATTTCTAAAGAACTTTCTAATCCATTGTTAAGTGGAGAAAATACAATGGCTGGTTCCGTGGGAGAAGATGGTGGAGGTGGCAAAGCACAAACTAAGAATTTCTCTTCCAAAAACTCACTTTATGAAACAGATGCTTATAAAAATGGACAGACTGGTGACGGACAAAAAACTAAATTGGGTGGTTTTCTCGGTTTAGTTACAGAATCCTTTTCTACCAGAGATGTTCCTCCTGCTCTAAAAAACTATATTTTTGGTGACTTCTTGAAATTTAACTCTACAGAAAATAAAAATTATTCTATTGAAGGTGCAGGCCCACAAGCTGAAGGTGGAGCAAAAGGCATTGTAGAAGGTGCCTTCTTTTCAGATAATCACAAGAGAAACTTGACAAAAAACAGTGATTTACTCGATCTATTAAAAGAAGCTAAAAAGAAAACCAGTTTACTGAGATATCTTGATAAAGAAACTTCCAATTCTCTTCTAATTGCCCTAAGTCAATCTGAAAAATCTGAGGAAGTAAGTGAACTAACTCTTGAAGAATTAAAAGAAGAGTTATCTAAAGCTTTAAAGTCTAGTGACACCGCACAAGTTGCTGAAGCCCCAACAAGCTCACAAAGTACCGCAATCAAAGATCTTTACAAACTCTTCAATAGATTCTCTGGTTACATTTATTCTTCCAAAGGTGATCAAAAATCTCCTTATGTATTTACCGAAAAGAAAGAAGGAGAAAAAGAAGAAAAGTACTACGTTGGGTTTGTATATCAAGTCAATAGATTTGACTTTGATTCAGAAGGAATTAAAAAACTAAAAGAAAATCTTTCTGAAAACACTCTAAACACTCTAATAACGCTATTAGCTTCTAATAGAGAAATTAGAGACTGAATATATGAAAGTGAGATTATTAGACAGCTAAGTCTTTAA
- a CDS encoding DJ-1/PfpI family protein produces the protein MDNNRIVRIGILVANRIEDMEFVIPFDIWRRAKYVVETISCEVKNSITLNYTDIKFSASSNLQLTNLDQYDLLFFPGGPGFRSYFSPPATAKEVGESKLHLAVRKFYKSEDKWLVAICAAPVAVISIVERDWEPDIKFTCYKDPKLIGEYSKLWVDTPVHIDLKKKLITAQAAACSLQLAFLVVEIFSGIEEATRLAKAMLYDYVSP, from the coding sequence ATGGATAACAACAGAATAGTAAGAATAGGAATATTGGTTGCAAACCGAATTGAGGATATGGAATTTGTTATTCCCTTTGATATCTGAAGAAGAGCTAAGTATGTAGTAGAAACAATCTCATGTGAAGTAAAGAATTCAATAACTCTTAACTACACAGATATAAAGTTCTCTGCTAGCTCTAACTTACAACTAACTAACTTAGATCAATATGACTTATTGTTCTTTCCTGGTGGACCTGGATTTAGGTCTTATTTCTCTCCTCCGGCAACAGCGAAAGAGGTGGGAGAATCCAAGCTACACCTAGCTGTTAGAAAGTTTTATAAAAGTGAAGACAAGTGATTAGTAGCTATATGTGCAGCTCCTGTAGCAGTTATATCTATAGTAGAAAGAGATTGAGAGCCAGATATCAAGTTCACTTGCTATAAAGATCCTAAGCTAATTGGAGAATACTCTAAGTTATGAGTAGATACTCCAGTTCATATAGATCTAAAAAAGAAGCTCATTACAGCACAAGCTGCAGCTTGTTCTTTACAACTAGCTTTTTTAGTAGTAGAGATATTTAGTGGAATAGAAGAAGCTACTAGACTGGCAAAAGCGATGCTTTATGACTATGTATCTCCTTAA
- a CDS encoding restriction endonuclease PLD domain-containing protein: MIIKFLCSDIEPLGIEKGQEIIHDRFKMELAKADEIKISVAYCSEDSLWELERLVDLYEIKKVNVVLGMYRSSNFPASRWTTAKKINRKWKKAGMGEIKMTKKLWYHGKKYCFLKDNQIFSAIVGSANLSFLDSRNQSQYEEGVLVEEPEALQVILNQVNKLLSKDVSENVSKIMRKSSSRGKKSKKKK; the protein is encoded by the coding sequence TTGATAATCAAATTCCTTTGTTCTGACATAGAACCCCTAGGGATTGAAAAAGGTCAAGAAATAATTCATGATCGCTTCAAGATGGAATTAGCTAAAGCAGATGAAATAAAAATCTCTGTTGCTTATTGTTCAGAAGACTCTTTGTGGGAACTAGAGAGATTAGTTGACTTATACGAGATTAAAAAAGTGAATGTAGTTTTAGGAATGTATAGAAGTAGTAATTTTCCGGCCTCTCGATGAACAACAGCAAAAAAGATAAATAGAAAATGAAAAAAGGCGGGAATGGGAGAGATAAAGATGACCAAGAAATTGTGATACCACGGCAAAAAATATTGTTTCTTAAAAGACAATCAAATCTTTTCTGCTATTGTCGGCTCTGCAAATTTAAGCTTTTTAGACTCTAGAAATCAATCTCAATATGAAGAGGGCGTTCTAGTAGAAGAGCCAGAGGCTCTTCAAGTCATTTTGAATCAAGTCAATAAATTGCTTTCTAAGGATGTCTCCGAAAACGTATCCAAAATTATGAGAAAATCATCTTCTCGGGGAAAAAAGTCCAAAAAAAAGAAATAA
- a CDS encoding restriction endonuclease PLD domain-containing protein, translated as MSSYGEMSLKELFNAKVLQTIVFPLVVPTSQEIKKFDFSKSDLNACYSKPPINSRNGQEQSWFEVKLTVVGEHNLPPRKEWFYVVMEDGNIFKAHFSGKKTKKLVTFEDTSLIGHCIKSMFFDRRLVKDFEYCFDDPYKYGVITKEMLDSYGSAEVILKKTNKTKTDGKGNKRDIWIFSFPLMPDLLDEEWREEY; from the coding sequence ATGAGTTCTTACGGTGAAATGTCTCTAAAAGAGCTATTTAATGCAAAAGTTTTACAAACTATTGTTTTTCCATTAGTGGTACCCACCTCACAGGAGATAAAAAAATTTGATTTCTCTAAATCAGACTTAAATGCCTGTTATTCCAAGCCACCAATAAATTCCAGAAACGGACAAGAACAAAGTTGATTCGAGGTTAAGTTAACTGTTGTTGGTGAACACAACTTACCACCAAGAAAAGAATGGTTTTATGTGGTCATGGAAGATGGAAATATATTTAAGGCTCATTTTTCCGGAAAAAAGACTAAAAAATTAGTTACCTTTGAAGACACAAGTCTCATAGGTCACTGTATTAAGAGTATGTTTTTTGATAGAAGGTTGGTGAAAGATTTTGAATACTGCTTTGATGATCCTTATAAGTACGGAGTGATCACTAAAGAAATGTTGGATTCATATGGAAGTGCAGAAGTAATCTTGAAAAAAACAAATAAGACCAAAACAGACGGTAAAGGAAATAAAAGAGACATTTGGATATTCTCTTTCCCCTTAATGCCTGACCTTCTCGATGAAGAGTGGAGAGAAGAATATTAA
- a CDS encoding NgoFVII family restriction endonuclease, with product MYSYYEISLEEVLNAKVLQTIVFPLTAPTDKEVEGGWEKLDLSKSNLNACYSKPEINERSGQERSWFDVTLTVEGEHDLPPKKEWFYVVTRYGDCFKAHFTGKKTKKLVSLEDRNIIGYFIKSMLVEWELFTELSYCFYDPEGYGIITKEMLEKRMGSKVTLRKTNKTKTDGRGNKRDIWIFSFPIENEEEGWDRLREKSVSNLIKIQTLP from the coding sequence ATGTATTCCTACTACGAAATATCCCTAGAAGAAGTACTTAATGCAAAAGTTTTACAAACCATTGTTTTTCCGTTAACAGCACCTACTGATAAAGAGGTAGAGGGTGGTTGAGAAAAACTAGATTTATCCAAATCCAACTTAAATGCTTGCTATAGTAAACCAGAAATAAATGAAAGAAGTGGGCAAGAGAGAAGTTGATTTGATGTAACTCTAACTGTTGAAGGAGAACATGATTTACCACCAAAGAAGGAATGATTTTATGTAGTTACTAGATATGGTGATTGTTTCAAAGCACACTTTACAGGCAAAAAGACTAAGAAATTAGTTTCTCTCGAAGATAGAAATATTATTGGTTATTTCATTAAGAGCATGTTGGTGGAATGGGAATTATTCACTGAATTGAGTTATTGTTTCTATGATCCAGAGGGCTATGGAATTATTACTAAAGAAATGTTGGAAAAACGTATGGGCTCAAAAGTTACTTTGAGAAAGACTAACAAGACCAAAACAGACGGCAGAGGAAACAAAAGAGATATTTGGATATTTTCTTTTCCAATAGAAAATGAAGAGGAAGGCTGAGACAGATTAAGAGAAAAGAGTGTTAGTAACTTAATAAAGATACAAACACTACCTTAA
- a CDS encoding CPBP family intramembrane glutamic endopeptidase, with protein MSTLGPHFKLIFWNDRGVFSWERVKFFGSRIWLILIAELAVSIAFAHLLQTIFPTSGAANTENQKRITTSLKDARIIMIVISVLIFAPVFEELIYRRSILKTANFHTSTLFSSALIFGLIHLNSSKETIFHLLPYFCGGLVFAWSYKKYRNIWISIFVHFLHNLTALLSAVAHSNSVFINIFPPWS; from the coding sequence ATGTCTACTCTGGGACCTCACTTTAAGTTAATTTTTTGGAATGATAGAGGGGTGTTCTCTTGAGAAAGAGTTAAGTTCTTTGGTTCAAGAATATGACTAATCCTTATAGCAGAACTTGCTGTTTCAATTGCTTTTGCTCATTTATTACAGACTATCTTTCCAACAAGTGGGGCGGCAAATACAGAAAACCAAAAGAGAATTACGACTTCACTAAAAGATGCCAGAATAATCATGATTGTTATTTCTGTCTTAATCTTTGCTCCTGTATTTGAAGAGCTAATCTATAGAAGGTCTATATTAAAGACAGCTAATTTTCATACCTCCACTCTATTCTCTTCTGCACTTATATTTGGACTAATTCACTTAAATAGTTCAAAAGAAACTATCTTTCACCTATTGCCTTATTTCTGTGGGGGGTTAGTGTTTGCTTGAAGCTATAAGAAATATAGGAATATCTGGATTAGTATATTTGTTCACTTCTTACATAACCTAACTGCATTGCTAAGTGCAGTAGCACATTCAAACAGTGTCTTTATAAATATCTTTCCCCCCTGGAGTTAG